In Cicer arietinum cultivar CDC Frontier isolate Library 1 chromosome 1, Cicar.CDCFrontier_v2.0, whole genome shotgun sequence, one DNA window encodes the following:
- the LOC101504405 gene encoding uncharacterized protein, with the protein MARSCISILILFAAMFVFSAVAQSPAASPAASSETPSPSSSKFTPTAAPSLTPTSPSLSPSSISSPPADAPGPSGSSAATNGIFVAGSLAVALVVSVMIV; encoded by the coding sequence atggCTCGCTCTTGCATTTCGATTCTGATTCTCTTCGCAGCAATGTTCGTTTTCTCTGCTGTCGCACAATCTCCGGCGGCGTCTCCGGCGGCTTCTTCTGAAACTCCATCGCCATCTTCTTCCAAGTTTACGCCGACCGCTGCTCCATCTCTTACTCCGACATCGCCTTCTCTTTCCCCGTCGTCGATTTCGTCTCCTCCTGCTGACGCTCCCGGACCTTCCGGAAGTAGTGCTGCTACCAACGGAATCTTCGTCGCCGGATCTCTTGCAGTCGCACTTGTCGTGTCTGTTATGATCGTTTGA
- the LOC101504722 gene encoding uncharacterized protein yields MFRTGLLVTKKFTSILDVVHASRFRPTYRRLTRNSPIMSADKLRNGYWINHIGQQLFSTNSNTSTNTKRVNNVKIKPQVTTSSSSKFPTWLKWIMSSLLSLFLPIWKHDYEKVKRIEGEFVVEEVEKVAIVAEKVCEEVAEKFPEDGKLKKATLMVECVSKHVAHHAQLTKEFVHKVDEFKNDLDGLESFFEPLFYKVMKKESERK; encoded by the exons atgtttagAACAGGTTTATTGGTAACCAAGAAATTCACAAGTATTCTTGATGTTGTTCATGCATCTAGATTTCGACCAACCTATAGAAGATTAACGAGAAATAGTCCAATTATGTCAGCAGATAAACTAAGAAATGGTTATTGGATAAATCATATTGGTCAGCAATTGTTCAGCACCAATAGCAACACAAGCACAAATACAAAGAG GGTAAATAATGTCAAGATTAAACCACAAGTTACTACTTCTTCAAGCTCCAAGTTCCCTACATG GCTAAAATGGATTATGAGCTCTCTACTTTCCCTTTTCCTACCTATATGGAAACATGATTATGAAAAAGTAAAGAGAATAGAA GGTGAATTTGTGGTTGAAGAAGTTGAAAAGGTAGCAATAGTGGCAGAGAAGGTATGTGAAGAAGTGGCAGAGAAGTTTCCTGAGGATGGTAAGTTAAAGAAAGCAACTTTGATGGTAGAATGTGTATCAAAACATGTTGCTCATCATGCTCAATTAACAAAGGAGTTTGTACACAAG GTTGATGAATTCAAGAATGACCTTGATGGTTTGGAGTCCTTCTTTGAACCCTTATTCTACAAGGTAATGAAAAAAGAATCTGAGAGGAAATGA
- the LOC101492343 gene encoding uncharacterized protein — MKLHHRKLVVPEICEWICQGKNSLSNCSSNKDCSVCFKICLTKPQLSYPYSPPPPPPQVPSSFYSLDENQNHHKIITYFILTLSLLSFIFFLVCCRFIYIKLRSKRSLRLQPSSSSSTTTTQQVDVNNLDDEEQYGSMLDHPIWYIRTIGLHQSVVNAISVCKYKKGEGLIEGTECSVCLSEFEENENLRLLPKCHHAFHLPCIDTWLSSHTNCPMCRAPIVTNPTTTRVESLESSIVVDSSSLGQTQMENFEENSNEGFESSVFDSQLRNRIQEDGEGQLGGCENERQVHDAVTVRPRRSVSMDDSFVANVLSIESNVDSSRKVNGIDNLATTSKGSSSFSIRSTRYLKGVSSPMKRSSSYNGKYLLSWYSRSKKKPNAILRSS; from the coding sequence atgaAGCTGCATCACAGAAAGTTGGTTGTACCAGAAATATGTGAATGGATATGTCAAGGTAAGAACTCTTTGTCTAATTGTTCATCAAACAAAGATTGCAGTGTTTGTTTCAAGATCTGTCTAACCAAACCTCAACTTTCTTATCCATAttctccaccaccaccaccaccacaagTTCCTTCTTCTTTCTATTCATTAGATGAAAATCAAAACCATCACAAAATCATCACTTACTTCATCCTTACActttctcttctttcttttattttctttcttgtttGTTGTCGTTTCATCTATATCAAGTTAAGATCAAAGAGAAGTTTAAGGCTAcaaccatcatcatcatcatcaacaacaacaactcaACAAGTAGATGTTAATAATCTTGATGATGAAGAACAATATGGTTCTATGTTGGACCACCCCATTTGGTATATCCGTACAATTGGTCTTCACCAATCTGTTGTCAATGCAATAAGTGTTTGTAAGTATAAGAAAGGTGAAGGTTTGATTGAAGGAACAGAATGTTCTGTTTGTTTGAGTGAGTTTGAAGAAAATGAGAATCTTAGACTTTTACCAAAGTGTCATCATGCTTTTCATTTACCTTGTATTGATACTTGGCTTAGTTCACATACAAATTGTCCTATGTGTAGAGCTCCTATTGTTACCAACCCTACAACTACAAGGGTAGAGTCTTTGGAGTCTTCTATTGTTGTTGATTCAAGTTCATTGGGACAGACCCAAATGGAAAATTTTGAGGAAAATAGTAATGAAGGATTTGAAAGTAGTGTTTTTGATTCTCAATTGAGGAATAGGATACAAGAAGATGGAGAAGGCCAATTGGGGGGGTGTGAAAATGAAAGACAAGTCCATGACGCCGTTACCGTTCGGCCTAGGAGATCTGTTTCCATGGATGATTCTTTTGTTGCAAATGTTCTATCAATAGAATCTAATGTTGATTCAAGTAGAAAGGTTAATGGAATTGATAATTTGGCAACTACATCCAAAGGTAGTAGTAGTTTTTCTATCAGGTCAACAAGATATTTGAAGGGTGTTTCTAGTCCAATGAAGAGGTCAAGTTCCTACAATGGGAAATATCTTCTGTCTTGGTATAGCCGCAGTAAGAAGAAGCCAAATGCTATTCTAAGAAGCTCTTAA
- the LOC101492676 gene encoding uncharacterized protein isoform X2, whose product MFRTWRKAISPLSMIRSPIAFHQTYAKVAAAPILEEKLQPQPVCNLSIIITSXXXXLSLPRESPLRVEEPDYHGIKRFMLKLMLFYSKQSRSIRGANVVYRRILSQVDKPPIYEVFNLEKTFKTTFSLLVLHMWFYLRRIKQEGNEGVEFGQYLYEIYNHDLELRVSKAGVNLLLIKWMKELEKIFYGNIVAYDAAILPEAKPSDFTNVIWRNIFSDDGSSTPDEAALPSVQALARYARREVSCMTLTDKEALLSGNFMFTSLKHENKSREGPQL is encoded by the exons ATGTTTCGAACATGGCGCAAAGCAATTTCTCCACTCTCCATGATTCGATCTCCAATTGCTTTTCACCAAACCTACGCGAAGGTTGCAGCAGCACCAATCTTGGAAGAAAAACTCCAACCACAACCGGTATGCAATTTATCCATTATTATTACTTC NNNNNNNNNNNNTCTTTCCCTCCCACGTGAGTCGCCTCTCAGAGTTGAAGAACCTGATTATCACGGTATCAAGCGTTTCATGCTCAAGCTCATGCTTTTTTATAGTAAACAAAGCAGGTCTATTCGCGGTGCTAATGTTGTCTACCGAAGAATCTTATCTCAAGTTGATAAACCACCCATTTATGAAG TGTTTAACTTGGAGAAAACATTCAAAACAACATTCTCTTTGCTTGTACTTCATATGTGGTTTTACTTGCGTCGCATTAAGCAAGAGGGGAATGAGGGTGTTGAATTTGGGCAGTACCTTTATGAGATTTACAATCACGATTTGGAGCTTAGAGTGTCCAAAGCTGGG GTTAACCTACTATTGATTAAGTGGATGAAGGAGCTCGAGAAGATTTTTTATGGGAATATTGTTGCTTATGATGCTGCCATCCTTCCAGAAGCTAAACCGAGTGATTTCACTAATGTAATATGGAG GAATATATTCTCTGATGATGGTTCTTCAACACCAGACGAAGCTGCATTGCCATCAGTGCAG GCATTGGCCAGGTATGCTCGACGGGAAGTAAGTTGCATGACTTTAACAG ATAAAGAAGCACTACTTTCTGGGAATTTCATGTTTACCTCTTTGAAGCATGAGAACAAAAGCAGAGAGGGGCCTCAATTATAA
- the LOC101492676 gene encoding uncharacterized protein isoform X1 translates to MLKLMLFYSKQSRSIRGANVVYRRILSQVDKPPIYEVFNLEKTFKTTFSLLVLHMWFYLRRIKQEGNEGVEFGQYLYEIYNHDLELRVSKAGVNLLLIKWMKELEKIFYGNIVAYDAAILPEAKPSDFTNVIWRNIFSDDGSSTPDEAALPSVQALARYARREVSCMTLTDKEALLSGNFMFTSLKHENKSREGPQL, encoded by the exons ATGCTCAAGCTCATGCTTTTTTATAGTAAACAAAGCAGGTCTATTCGCGGTGCTAATGTTGTCTACCGAAGAATCTTATCTCAAGTTGATAAACCACCCATTTATGAAG TGTTTAACTTGGAGAAAACATTCAAAACAACATTCTCTTTGCTTGTACTTCATATGTGGTTTTACTTGCGTCGCATTAAGCAAGAGGGGAATGAGGGTGTTGAATTTGGGCAGTACCTTTATGAGATTTACAATCACGATTTGGAGCTTAGAGTGTCCAAAGCTGGG GTTAACCTACTATTGATTAAGTGGATGAAGGAGCTCGAGAAGATTTTTTATGGGAATATTGTTGCTTATGATGCTGCCATCCTTCCAGAAGCTAAACCGAGTGATTTCACTAATGTAATATGGAG GAATATATTCTCTGATGATGGTTCTTCAACACCAGACGAAGCTGCATTGCCATCAGTGCAG GCATTGGCCAGGTATGCTCGACGGGAAGTAAGTTGCATGACTTTAACAG ATAAAGAAGCACTACTTTCTGGGAATTTCATGTTTACCTCTTTGAAGCATGAGAACAAAAGCAGAGAGGGGCCTCAATTATAA
- the LOC101493012 gene encoding pyruvate decarboxylase 1-like gives MKNRFYSIYITLSSCIGLLGSIFLKQSSLFKLIKLISYTSNFVSLKMPNITTLKKYPNGVVPNHVDVPNNVINGNHKPSLGPITSDNTLGNHLARRLVEIGISDVFGVPGDFNLALLDYLVAEPKLNLIGCCNELNAGYATDGYARGKGVGACVVTFNVGGLSIINAIAGAYSEDLPIICIVGAPNSNDFGSNKILHHTIGLLDYSQELRCFEPVTCHQAVINHLEDAREKIDTAIAISLRESKPVYISIACNLSTIPHPSFIHHSIPIYLTPRVTNEQSLEFGVEAAAKILNKAIKPVMIGGSMMRKSKACDTFMDMADASGYAIAILPSAKGMVSENHPNFIGTYWGVASSSFCSEIVESSDAYLLAGPFFNDVTTMGYTLLIKNEKSITVFPNRVVIGNGPTFDFISMKDFFKALSKRLQRNTTSIQNYRRIFVPDGLPIHSKTKDPLRINVLYHHIQNMLSCDNAVIAECGDAWFNTQKLKLPQGCGFEAQLQYASLGWSIGATLGYAKANPHKRVITCIGDGGFQMTGQEVSTMLRCGLNVIIFLINNGGYTTEAEIHEGPYNVIKNWNYAGLVETIDNGEGKCWTAKVHCEEELIEAISTTMEKKNCLCFIEVITHKDDTSKELLQLGNTISVLGSRPPIDY, from the exons ATGAAAAATAGATTCTACTCTATTTATATCACATTGAGTAGTTGCATTGGGTTGTTAGGATCCATATTCCTCAAACAAAGTTCTCTattcaaactcatcaaattaaTCTCTTATACATCAAATTTTGTATCTTTGAAGATGCCAAACATTACAACATTAAAGAAATATCCCAATGGAGTTGTCCCCAACCATGTTGATGTcccaaataatgtaataaatgGTAACCATAAACCTTCATTGGGTCCAATAACAAGTGACAATACACTTGGTAACCATCTTGCAAGACGTTTAGTTGAAATTGGAATCAGTGATGTGTTTGGTGTCCCTGGAGATTTCAACCTTGCACTTCTTGATTATTTGGTAGCTGAACCTAAACTTAATCTAATTGGATGTTGTAATGAATTAAATGCTGGTTATGCAACTGATGGGTATGCTAGAGGTAAAGGTGTTGGAGCATGTGTTGTTACATTTAATGTTGGTGGACTTAGCATTATTAATGCTATTGCTGGTGCTTATAGTGAGGATCTTCCAATTATCTGCATTGTTGGGGCTCCAAATTCTAATGACTTTGGTAGTAACAAGATTCTACATCACACCATTGGATTACTTGATTATAGTCAAGAACTTCGTTGCTTTGAACCTGTAACTTGTCACCAG GCTGTAATAAACCACCTAGAAGATGCACGTGAAAAGATTGATACAGCCATTGCAATTAGTCTAAGAGAAAGCAAGCCTGTATATATAAGCATAGCCTGCAACTTGTCTACCATCCCTCACCCTTCCTTCATTCATCACTCTATCCCAATTTATTTGACTCCCAG AGTAACAAACGAACAGAGTTTGGAATTTGGTGTGGAGGCAGCAGCAAAGATATTAAACAAGGCAATAAAACCAGTAATGATAGGTGGTTCAATGATGCGAAAGTCAAAAGCATGTGACACATTCATGGATATGGCAGATGCATCAGGTTATGCAATTGCAATTTTACCTTCAGCAAAAGGAATGGTTTCAGAAAATCATCCTAATTTCATTGGAACATATTGGGGTGTAGCTAGCTCTTCCTTCTGTTCAGAAATTGTTGAATCTTCAGATGCTTATTTACTTGCTGGTCCATTTTTTAATGATGTTACTACTATGGGATAcacattattaattaaaaatgaaaaatcaattaCTGTTTTTCCAAACAGAGTTGTTATTGGTAATGGACCTACTTTTGACTTCATTTCAATGAAAGATTTTTTCAAAGCACTTTCCAAAAGACTCCAACGCAACACCACATCAATTCAGAATTATCGCAGAATTTTCGTCCCTGATGGTTTACCAATTCATTCTAAGACAAAGGATCCATTAAGGATTAATGTTTTATATCATCACATACAAAATATGTTGTCTTGTGACAATGCTGTGATTGCAGAATGTGGTGATGCTTGGTTTAATACTCAGAAATTGAAACTTCCACAAGGATGCGG gttTGAAGCTCAACTGCAATATGCATCATTAGGTTGGTCCATTGGTGCAACTCTTGGTTATGCTAAAGCTAATCCACATAAGAGAGTCATTACTTGTATTGGTGATGGTGGTTTCCAG ATGACCGGCCAAGAAGTCTCAACAATGTTGAGATGTGGATTAAATGTGATAATCTTTCTAATCAACAATGGTGGTTATACAACAGAGGCAGAAATTCATGAGGGGCCTTACAATGTGATAAAAAATTGGAACTATGCTGGACTTGTTGAAACAATAGATAATGGTGAAGGCAAGTGTTGGACTGCCAAG GTACATTGTGAAGAGGAGTTAATAGAAGCAATAAGTACAACAATGGAGAAAAAGAATTGTCTATGCTTCATTGAAGTGATTACTCACAAAGATGATACAAGCAAAGAACTTCTTCAGTTGGGAAATACGATTTCTGTTCTCGGTAGTCGTCCACCTATTGATTATTAA